cttatcttttttttttcttttttttcccccctgagacagggtttctctgtgtagccttgactgtcctggaactcactgtgtagacaatgCTGGCCTCGatgtcagaaatccacctgtctctgcctcccaagtgctgggattaaaggtgtgcagcacttATCTTTTGTTATGATGATAGCTATGGACTTCAGTACCCAACATCTGTCTGGTAAAGGGGTGGGGTCAGATTTCATACAACAGGTTTTGAGCATGACTCAACCTCCAATATCTGGATGTCAGAGCAGGCACTGCTGACATTACAACAGCACATTGTCTCCAAACATTTTCCCATGTTCCCAGTGAATGAGAAATTATTCCAAACAAACCCCTTCCTAGAACAGGACTGGGAGAAAGGCTGgctgagaagggaagggagatgctGAAGCTCAGTGGGTGTGGAGTTGCTGTGAGACTTGCAATTCAGGAATGGACAGGGCTGAAGATAAATACACCAAAAGCTTATAAAACACTCTCTCAAAGACCCCAGGCATCTCAGGGAAAACACCCAGGTGGAGACTAGAGAATTAGACAGGAGATAGTGGCCCACTCTATACACACTGCTTAAAGAATCCAAGCCCAGCTCCTAGGCAGGGTGAGACTCACCCATGAGCATGGTCACCTTTTCCATTTCTACATTGAATCTGCCTACATGGGCAGCAATAGCGAAGTCGGTCCCACCAATGAATCCAAAGACAATTGTGAAGGAAGGCCctgaggaagaaaatgagccATATGGTCTTCAAATCTCTTCTTGAAGgtcacagaaaataaagaatcTGAAACCTGAGCACGCACAGATGTAGAAGACATTAGAATCATGTTTATCTTCATCCATGTATATCTTGAACTGAACACAGCCAATGGGTTTtctgaaacaaagaacaaaagcatgGCTCTCTCCCTAACACCACCTCTGCCCTCCCCTTTTGACATCTAGGAGGCTATACATTGAATTGACCCCAGATCTTTCATCTAATATATAGCAGCCAGCCAAGTGTTAGTACATGGCTTGCCACAATCCCTGTGTCAGCTCCTGGTGTAGTCCACATCATGGCAGGTGAGAAGACAAAAAAGAGATGGTATGTATCTGAAGACCTGCCCATAAGCAGTTTTGGACATGCTTCCTGCCAGCTCAGGGCATTTTCTCAAAGTGGCCTGGACTGACCTAATTATGCTAATGTTTCCAAAAGTTTCTGCTAGAATACAGAGTCCTAGACCTTCCTACCTTACTCCTGGATCCTCACTGCACATGCAAATAAAGGAAATCTTGAGGGCTCTGAAGTTCGGTGGCTATACAGAAATAGGCACAGCATCGATAGTGGCTCTGGGGAGCAAGCAGCACTGGGAAGGAAAGTTTCAGTCCTCCATAGAGCATCATAGGAGAACATCAGGTGATGCACTGGATCTTATGTTTGCAGCCAGTGCCCTGGGAACATTTCTCCTATGCTTACAGAACTCACCTGATACATTGCCCAGACAATACAAGAGGATTCCATGTTGACATGGAGTGCCTAGCTGAGGTCAGGAGCATGGTTGTGGTGAGGGTGGGGAATCCATAGAGTCAAGAGCAGAAAGGGCTGCTTGATGGTAGGTACTCACGAGATGTTCATCCTAAACTCCAACTTGCCAATAACAtttttgacaaaaacaaaaggaggcaGTGGGGTAAACTTCTTCTTTGCAGGAATAGGCAGGTTTCCTGCCCAGCGAGTTATGTACCATTTTCCTAGAagctaaagaagaaaacaaccttGAGAGGTAAAGCCAAACAGTGAAATTCCAGGTAGAAACTGAAATGGcaggagatgaaggaagaaacTAGGGTAGGGTCTCTGTCCCATCTAGAGGGACATGATATGTTCATGGTAATGGCTAGCCCCTCTCTGTCATGTTCAGGCAGATCCAGACTGGCTAAGACAGGGATGTTGAGTGGGAGACATTAACCCTGGGCCAGGATTATTCTGGGGTTCCTGCAAAGGTCACATATAAATACCTGAGAAAAACCACCAAGAGGACAAGGCTAAGAGCATGGTCAGGAACTGCCAACTCTATTGTAAGactgagagggaaaagaagaactTAGTGTCATTGATGAGAGGCTGCTGAGCCAGAATGAGTTTGAATTGTCATTAGAAGGAGGCAAGGTACCTGGATACCAGCTTCAACCATGGGGTATGTTTGCCTCGAGATTGGCTGAGATTCCAGGAGGCCATGAAAGATCATGTGGCACTCATTACTGCCACAGTTTAAAAGGCTGACTTTCTCCAGAATCTCTTATTTTCTCAAATCACATCACCAATTAAAACATCAAAACGTCTTAGGAAGTCTATCCCTCCAGGCACCCCTAACCCATACACAGCAGTGCTCATCCATCTGAAAAGAGTGGTCCTGCATTGTGCACCTCATTCTGCATGAGCCTTTCATTGCAAAATAGAACTTCTGAACACAGTCCTTTCTGTGCAATTGGAATTTCTTTAGAAGACCACAAGGTGAGAAAGGAGATTCTTTGTGGCAGATTGGTGAGACACATGCTCCCATAAACCAACCCTTGGCCTCTGGTTGCCTCCAATGTCAAATACCAAGAAAAACTATGCCAGAGGACAAACAGTAATTCATAACATAAAACATATCACTGATATTCATCTGAAGCTTTCAGCGACATCACTGAGTCTTTCATCCAATCCATGAAAACCCAGATCACACTCTCAGTCTGCCCAGCACCCTCACCTGGTCAAGAGTGACATTGTACAGAGGATTCCTAAAGAATAAATTCTCCACAGAGGGTATGATCAAAACCACCATCAGTAGCAGACTCTGCTTGATCACCATGGTGCCTCTGTGCTCCTGTATTCCCTGCAGCATGCATATACTACACTGAGTGATACCCCATCTCTACAGAGCCCAGATCTGTGCTATACACTGGTTGCAGAGTTTTCTTTGGACCTCATGAATAGGTGGTGATAATTTCCATAATTAGTCACATGCCTGTGCTCTCATTCATTCACATGGACCCTTATCAAGAGAGAGAATGTTATCAAAGTGGGTGGTAACCC
The nucleotide sequence above comes from Mastomys coucha isolate ucsf_1 unplaced genomic scaffold, UCSF_Mcou_1 pScaffold15, whole genome shotgun sequence. Encoded proteins:
- the LOC116089866 gene encoding uncharacterized protein LOC116089866, with product MLQGIQEHRGTMVIKQSLLLMVVLIIPSVENLFFRNPLYNVTLDQLLGKWYITRWAGNLPIPAKKKFTPLPPFVFVKNVIGKLEFRMNISKPIGCVQFKIYMDEDKHDSNVFYIWPSFTIVFGFIGGTDFAIAAHVGRFNVEMEKVTMLMGRNMAPRPTVLLDFEDFVESLILNKTDIINPGCDDSCELSRQT